The Rhododendron vialii isolate Sample 1 chromosome 3a, ASM3025357v1 nucleotide sequence ttcacaagaaattacttttttgcgGCCTAACCTCAAGAATTGAACTGTGGTCAATTGTGTAGAAAGCAAACCcaccgaagaaaaaaaaatgaagtctGCATGTTTGGTGTTCACTGATGAGACAAGGGAAGTGGGAAAATCTTTATTCCATTTTTACCAATTatttcaaccaaacaatggatTTGGCAGAAGACTAGGAAAGCAACACCACCACAAGCACCACACCGCTGTCTCCACCATAACCAACTCTGTTTTTTCACTGCCATTTTACTCCATCACCTGTAGAACCACAAGCACTTTTTCCACAGATATTGTTCTTGCTGTGCagtccctttctttcttttcgaatttgaattttttgaataaaatttgtgttcttttctCACCAAGTAATCGCAAATTGAAAATCAAGTTCCGTTTTTCTTTAAATATGTGGGTTAACCTCGACGGGCCCCTTTTTTGGAGCAAATTTGGGAGCAAAAATGGCCGGTTTGGTCACTTGGTCCTTGGGCAGGCCCTGGACTCACGTTTATGGTTGAAAAGAAGGATTCGATTATCCAActtgaaaaaaccaaaaatctcGTGTTCAGTGTTGATTAAGATGTCTCGATGGAAATAGAGCCAAATTACGTAATGGGATTTCATATCACCGATCGCCTTCGTCTTAATAATATTTCACTTAAAGATGTCACCAAGAAATTCCTACGTGTATAATTTTGTTGATGTACCATGAAAAATAAATCAGTGAAGATTAATTGCCAGTAATTAGAGTTAGCGATCCCATCGGGcaaaaaaaatccagaaactAGAGGTATTCGCGAGGAAAAGAAGTTAATTTCGATATCAAACTTGCTTCAAAAGTATGATAGAAATTAAAAACTTGCTCCACAAGTTAGATCCCTATTCCAGTTCAAGTTATACTTGGTTTCGACAGCCTTTCATATGCTGCGGGGATGAAATCATCCACTAGTTGAGTAAAAAAACCTCGGACGATTAGGAAAGCAAGTACACAAATCCGAATATGATTCTGAGATTATAAATCCATACGATTACCGAAACCCCGCGCGAGTCTAATCAGAATAGGTATGGGATTGATAATAAGCTATAAAATCATCCCTACTCACATAATCATCTACAAATTCCGTCCTTTCGCATATTCATCTGCAACATAGAGAGAAACCATGTATTTGCTGAAGAAACCCGTAATGATTCGAGAGGTATGGGCTAGAAACCTAGCAGATGAATTGTTTTTGATTGATCACATTCTTCCCCGCTACCCATATATTGCCATGGATACCGAATTCCCGGGTACAATCTATTCCCCGGCGATTGAGAAACACCAACTTTCTCGGCTCTCTCCTGACCAAAACTACTCCGTCATGAAGGCAAACGTCGATGCCCTCAGGCTCATTCAACTAGGCCTCACACTCTCCGACTCTGGTGGGAATCTCCCTGGAACCCATTGCTCCTACGTTTGGGAATTCAATTTCCGGGATTTCAACATGGATGTCGATTCCCACAACCCGGATTCCATCGCTCTGCTGAAACAACAAGGAATCGATTTTCAGAGGAACATGAAATACGGCATTGACTCAGCGAAATTCGGGCGTCTGCTTCTGGGTTCAAGAATCCTTTCACCGATGGTACATTGGATCACCTTCCACGGCGCCTACGATTTTGGATTTCTGCTCAAGATTTTGACAGGGAGAAGGTTGCCAGAGGACCTCAGCATGTTCATGGGATTGGTGAATACCTACTTTGGCGGGGCTGTGTACGACATGAAACACATGATGAAGAACTGTGATGGATTGTACGGTGGGCTGGAGAGGGTGGCCAAAACCCTAGGAGTCGATCGTGTGGCTGGAAAGAGTCATCAAGCTGGTTCAGATAGTTTACTCATAATGCAGACATTGGTGAAACTAATAGCTGCCTACTTTGGTGGAAAAGGGGGGAAACAAGCTATTGAGTTTCGCTCCGCGTTGTATGGACTGAATTAAGGTGAAAGAGTAAGCTTccgtctttcttttttttgggtgtcatAGGTACGTAGCCTATCAAAACGTTGCATATATTGCAGTCATAAAAAAGGAAGACGGATGTTAGGTAGTTAGGTTACTATAAGGAGTCGAAGATTGTCAATTAGGTCAAATCCTTccagataaaatgaaaaaaagagaaaaaaagaaaagaaaagaaaaaggggtcAAACCATTGACCATAGAGCTAGATGCCCAGGGTCAAGTACAGTATTTCTCTTCATTCTTCAATCTACAATTTTCGATAGGAATGACTATTATGGATAGAATGTTGGAATTATTCTTCAGTAATTTTGTTGAAGAGATTGCTATCAGTTTGGAATTATTATTGAAGCGATACTCGATATGTTTCATTATTATTCTGGATattgtgatttttcttttcatatgtactagtagtagtattattaTTCATGAATTTGGTAAACATTTCAATTATGGTTCTGTAATCGTAGTTAATTGATACAAAATTATTCCACCGTTTTAATAAGAGATATGAGGGATTTTATACGTGAGAGAGATACTCCAGTATATAGCGAAATAAAAGGGAATGGTCTAccctttaccaaaaaaatcaaaaaacaaaaagggaatgGTCTAGCGATGTAAACCGttcaatttccaaaaataaaaatatactaGTATGTGTTTCCACTTTTGGGGTGGATTTTTCCGGGGCTAAGGGACAACACCCTCCGGCCCGTCCATTTCGgcaatggacggttcagatttcatCTCAGCCGAATAGATCTCAGTTGTCTATCTATGCATTGCCGAGATGAAgtctgagccgtccattgctgaaATTGGACAGCCCGGCATGCTGTTCCTCCCTAAGGGACAACACGGTCCCCGGGAAAATCGGTCTTTATTTTCAATTACCaagatcaaattaaaaaaaaaaattgggaaaattgaacaaaggTTCGATCGATTTTTCCATTACTAGGGTCGTTTAAAAAGAACAACGAGTACTAGTAAATCCCTGATCAATCCGCATCGTATGaattgggtttggtttttgtatTAGTTTCCGGCTCTAAGAAATCAATACATTTTGACTATGGTTCGATTCTCGAATTTATCTTGAAAGAGCTTGATACAATTGAACGGGCCATTCTGTTTTTTTGCTTGTCTTTTTATTTACGTATTTGTGACGACATGCTTaatggaaaaatcaaaaaaaaccttttgaaaaaaaaaaaaaaaaaaaccaccatcCTCTTATGGGGCGcaaaaagtctacacacacaactttaaaatactGTACAATTCCGGACACAATTATGTTCGGAATCATTCGATGCGTATGGACCTATGTGCATCAAACGGTTCTAGACACGTACAATTGTGTTTGGAGTTGTGTTTTCAACGTTTGTCGGCGTGCGTAGCATTCCTCTCTGTGGGTGTCCTCCAATGTGTCACCAATAAGTGATTCAACAACAGGTGCATTTGGTAATCATAAGCTTTGAAAGCATGGGTAACGAAAAACTGGATAAAGAAAATGGAAAGGCAAAAGACTTATGATTAGAGATGTAGACTCTATTGGATTTCTCTAGACAAGTATCCgataaaaacaagaacaaaaaagttGGAAGAATTGCATCTTCTACAACAACATCATGATGGGTTTGAGTTTTTGCTTCAAAGGTTGGACTGCTTAACGGATTGGTGCATGTTGCGCTCCTCCTTTGCTTCAAATTCAAGAAATCTTCGAGTGCGGTAAAACGCGTAGGGAAGTGCTTAATAATTACTAGTTGTATTCTTGATTTACGACGTTGTTCGCGCATAATTGTCGGTCGATCTGTTAGTCTAACGCGGTTCTCTTTATTCTTGTATCTTGAAAGCTAGGCTCAAATATGCTCCGCTGCTCTTGAATACAACTTATCGAAAGAGCTAGCATCATGGAGCAATAATGAAAACTGTTACTATTTAATTGCTTCCAAATTAAGTTGTGTCACACATGAGAAATTGTATGTCTATCAAATTTATCAAGGGAAGTTATAGCCAGAGCCTTATGTGTTGAATTAACTGCAGATTTCACATTTTAAAAGGTGCCTCCTCCTTACAAGAAATTAAACCCATTGTGATAGCCTCTATTTTGTGGAAGtgtgttttactttttataGAGAAGTAGGAGgtgcttagtttttttttccctccaaatattgtatacatcaacggAGGTTAGCGGGGTATTAGTAGATTAGTCCACAAGGatttcagaggctatccatatCTCTGAATTCCAAAAGCCCACGACGGGGCTCGAACCCTGGCATTCGACATGAGAAGGACCAGGAAATACCAACTGGACTAGAGCCCATTGGCTAAGAGGTGCTTAGTTGGGGAGGTTAGAGTAGTAATGAAGCATCATGCACATTTTCTATTCTAGTGAGCCAGCCATTAGGCCTAAAAAATAGAACCCACTCTCAAAAACTAATTTACGTGACCTACACGAGGCCCCTTTTGGGATTCTAATATTGACCAAGATTTCTTCCACTGTCCACTAtctaaatactccctccgtccaaatTGTTTGCCCCTTTTGAGAAGCCGTGCATTTTACATGCAAGAAATAATGTAtaagaaggaaattttttacACTAAtttaaagatctcatcgagaagaaaaaattgatgccaatttttttttcaaaaacaattctcataaacactctttctttttttttaaacatttcttaGAGCCTAGTGACTCTAACAAACCATTTACTATGagatttaaaatatttaaatctAGGGTTTGGAAGTTTAGATGTGATCTCCAGGAACTTTGACCGTTGCAATAGAGTAGTAATTAGAATGAACTTTGGTAATACTAAAATAGAATGAAGTTCTTATTAAGTGGGAAAAAACTAAATAACCGCGTGAACGAATCATGAATATAAGCTGATACTGTGCCCCCAACTGTCATGATCGTTTAACTCCGAGGAGGTTGGTCAAGTGGGCATGAAGAAATAAAGTATTTGTCATTCATGAGGTCGTATATCCAAATTCTATGAAGGCCGAACATTCTAAAACTTCGGGCCATTTTGGAGGGTTTGCAAGGTCGTTAACTTTAGAACTCCGGAATTGGTGGTGTGTGGAAGCTGGCCCGAACAttctattataaaaaaaaaaccctatcaTGATCGTTTAACATTAAAGGTGGGTGGAACCGTGGAAGTCTTTTTTAAAACCTGATGATAAACTCCCCTCTAATTTAGTTTCTATTCCTTTTTATTCATTCTACTTTAGAAGGTCTAAATCATTTGCTTgtccatttttaataaaatcttcacatacTCTCAAAACAAGCTAGTGGAGGTGGATTAATTTTCCCTCTCATGTCACATTAAAGCAACTTTATTTCgcaaacaccaaaatgatagAACATGACATGTAATGATGAAATGGGGCCATTTTTGGAAATCCTATGTCACAAATGTTAATTGTTAGGATAGGAAAAGGATAAAATAAGTATATCCCCCTCCCCTCTTGCGAGAAAACCTTCTAATGAATTTGCTAATTTAGAACAAAACTAATCCCACCGTTCACTAGAATGTTTAATTAAATGCGAGACAAAGCCTCGTATGGATCGTATAGACTAGACCAATACAGGAGTTGATTGCACATCGGTGGAAGTCAAATCTCGTACCTAAGGAATTGATGGCTCCTGACTGTCATGTGACTATCGCTGCACCAATCCCTTATATTTTCCCCTTATATTGTGACATTACAAAATTTCCATTTCACCAATTAATTCCTATCGCATCATTTTGGCAAATAAAGGTTAAATCTCTAAATTTGAATACCTAGAACAAAAAGTTCATGCTCAAAATTTAGAGTGGAAAAATCTCACCAACCACAAAAGGGGGTAAGGGAAAAGGTTTCAAATGTGTGATAATGGTAATAGTTCATTGATCACATGGATCCCTCAATTATCTTCTACCTTTAATTCTAATCACCAACAAAGATTTGCTTAGCTGTTCATCCTTAACTTATAACCATTGAGATTATAGGAAGCTTCATCGATCCTTAATTATACGGTAAAAAAGGAAATAAGCATCCAATTCTTTACGGATTATGACTATCTTCTTCAATTTTAATGTCTTTGATCCAAACAAAATTGATAGAAGGATACTTTGGCTAGTTAATTACTTtaagaaaatcaagaacacGGCTTCATGTATGCTCAAAGAAGAAGCAACGAGAAGCCATTTTCTTAGTAATATCATTTGTGATTGCCAGTTCCTTCTTCGGGTGCTTAAGACGAAGGTGAGGCATGTGTTTCAGGAAGCCAATCGTTGCGTAGATATTCTAGCAAATTCTACATTTAATTGCAGTATAATTTGGTAGTTTCCGAGAccgaaaaaaatgaatttttaggGAGTTAGATGAAGATATTAATGTGGTGAAATACCCTTATTTTCTATGAAGTGGTACCATATAATGTCATccataattttccaaaaaaatacttgtgttgTCGTGGACTAGCTAGTTATAACTAGGAGTACTTGTAAGTAAAAACTTTTGACTTTCGAGGGGGTTTCTCACATGCCCATAATTCACTCTCACCTTCAAATCCTAATGATTTTGTTCTCCACTAATCCTAATGGTTATAATGTGATAGGAAAAGGCtcacttgtgtgtgtgtgtgtgtgtgtgagagagagagagagagagagagagagagagagagagagagagagagagagagagaggcgtttGATTGTGAAGTCAAATGGTAAGGATTACCCATTGGTTGTGCTCTGTTTGGACTGTGAAAGGTGAACAACAGTACTCCTCTTGACAAATTTATAGTGACCCTACATGGCATGGCCTCTCATCAAGCCCCGCTTCTTCTTGTTCCACGATTTCttcatgtaattttttttttcccctttaagATCAAGAATTTCAGTAAATATAAAATCACAGTCGTTCACAGAGAAATACAACACAGAAAATAGAGCTACGAAGTCCGTAGCTCTATACGAAAAGTGCTGATTTTCTATAATTGGAGGAGACAATAAAGACATAAGAGCCATCTCGGCCAGATAATGAGTTTGATGGACATCATTGCGATCAACCTTTTAAAATCCTGCAAAAAAGAAAGCTCGGAGATCTTCACTTTCAGGTTGCGCAACAAAAATGGTCAGCATAGTGGCACCAAAGTTGGACACCATTTGACTATCTGGCCGAACCGTTTATCGGACAGCGTGATCACCCACATGAAAGAACCATTGAAAAGCAATTAATGAAATATCATGGTATGACCATCCATTACCATGGAAACAAATATAATTCAACCGAGGCTTTACATGCAAGTTTTcaattaaactaattttttgggATGGGCGATTTTAATATTTGGATCTACAAAACGAATAACTGATTAGAACATTAAATAAGACCATGGAAGTCATATTTTACGTCACATGAAGGATCATTGCATTGGAGGATCCTTGCTcttatttttgcttttattttttcaactaAACCCATAAAATTTTAGTGTTTTGCTTTGATAGAAAAGTGCAGTAATGTGTtcattttaattcttttttcatCGGCATGttcatcattttcatttttcctcaTCCTCTAATGAATGTATAGGTCCACCCCTCATTTGCCTTTGGAATATCACAGCATCTTGGATCCTCCCATCGCTTCATTTTGTTCTTTCGCCCTTTTACATGGTATACCCAATATTAGCATTAAAGTAGGtgttttgagacccaaaacgaacaagttCGGATGCCTTTGAAACCTTCAACATTTTAAGTACGCGATTCATGAACGTTGTTCACGTTATGTGAGTGGGGGAGTAATCATCAATCATTTCAACTAAGGAACTCCGGAACCCCACACGCTTTGAGCAATTTGTTTTTAATCAAAATCAGATACTAGCTAGTTTAATAAGTGCTACGTTATTTATTGTCGTACTATGATTTTATCATTTAGCCCTTATATTTTGTCGCAGACCGTACTGGCATTGCCATCTCCGGAGGGACAGTAGCGACATTCTGTTCAAAATTGTGCAACACAATGATTAAAAATGCAACGTTCCTACATCTTAGAAATGgatctctatttttttgtacGTGTTTCTATTACTTCCTCCTTTCCAACACATCAACATTCGGAGATCTTAAATATTGATCTATAATATGAAACTTATTATCTTATTTTATAATTGTAAAAATTTCATCTAGTAAatttaattgagatctattaaacaaaattcatgCTATTTTTACAttataaagtaaaaatatttgaGAGCTTTTGAAATAGTAAAATTGTCTTTGTTACGGAGACGGATATAAAATTATCATGTCATATTCTTTTCTGTGGAgctcttataaaaaaatttaaaagagcATCATCATATTGAGATTGAGAGGGATTATTTTTGGATAAATGATTTTTGGCATTtcattttttataaatgcaGTCCAAAATTTTTCGTTTAGCGTGTTTCAGAAAACGTGCTATGTGTATCTTGAGACACTAAAAGAAAATTCTTAttcatttatcaaaaaattgaGTGTCgaaatcatttttcttatttttgtcaaaCTAATTTTTCGTTTCGCAATAGTATTACGAAACGAAAAAGAAGGCCACATAGAAAGAAAGCGCACACACCATCTTacttcctcttctcttctcaaTCCCCCATCTCCAGACTTCTCTTCTCCTCCTATTTTCTCTCTAGGCCCATGGTTGTGAGatggttgagactctctccTTAAGAAACTGAGacctctcactctctccatcATTTTTGGACTCATGAGCCAGATCTAAAGTTTTAGATCTGGTTTACTGAAACCAGTTCAGCGGCGACGGTAGTAGCGTCTGTAGTGATTTCAGCCTTCAGTCTGCGACAGGAACGAACTCAAGTTGGTGTGGAAGGTTCATATAGGAGAGTTTGCTCTGTGTCCATACTTGGCTACTCAAACCCTCCTTCACGAGTGTGATTGACGAGTTTGCCTCTGGCGTTTTGGTTCCAAAAagcttctcttttattttgtttttttttgtattttcgaACAGATTGTGTCCGTTTttattgtggagtaatttttttcttataagGAGTATTTCATATCTACAACGATCTAGTTTGTCTCTTAAAAAAAGGGAAGACTACAGGCCCGCAGGTGGTCCCATGATAGGCGGATCCTGAAGCGAGTGGGTTTTCGGGTAAATTGCAGGCCTGCCGACGAGATTGGGATTCGGTGCGGCAGTGGTTAGGGAATTTCCTAGGAGCCGCCATGAAGCATTAATTAGGTACTGTACTTTTTTTGTACTCCTacttatttattaaattaaaaataatttattatatgagaatgagaatgagaatgatctatctcgtaaaataaaacaaaaatatttacaaaataaaaagctTAAGAGAACGggccttaggctccgttccgcaattcaatttaaatttttattttttaataaggcaatttcaagctaaaaaataatgtatttatgaaaataatttttctaccaatatagattttgtttgatagattccATTAAgctcttttatacggtgcaaacaaaaattaaaaaattatttttcatttacattatttttaaatttaaaaatatgaaataaattgcttattttttaagaaggcttaTGGAACGGAGCGTTACTTAAACAAGTTGGGCCCAGAAACCGATAGTaatctttttaatcatttactACAACTCACCAGTAGAGCACTTTGTatccgatcaaaaaataaaaataaaaaaaccttaCTAGTagagccctttttttttttttttgacaagtagcCATTTCATAGATgattaaaaagggaaaaaaaaaaaaaaactagacccATTAAAGAAACCTACCAGTAGATTATTCATTTACcagattttccattttttaaaaataaaaacttgcCCTTGGGCACCttttttatagtaattttttttaaagtttctaTTTCGAGTCCGAGTAATGGTATTTGgtagagtgcaattttgttcaccctcttttaaagagcgtgaacaaaactcaactgcATTTGGTACTGTTGATGGTTTACTGTTACGTTGGGCCATCATCTGTCCACAGAAGAGACAAAAGCCCACATCACTTGTCCTTCTGGACCCTTCACCTCATTCTGTGCTGAATCTTACACTTTACCTTCTTCGTCTATCCTTCCTTTTACTATCTAACTCAGGATGCTTGTGCGCACTCCGATTAAATTGATCTTAAAAGATTGATTTTATCATGCACTAGTGATGAGTCAATTAAAAATCGAGACCTTGTCTCGTATGAACGGTTTCAATAGAGTTAATAGTACTTAGAAGATATTAAATATGAGACCTGGCCAAGAAAAAACAACACTCTAAAGTTTTAATTATTGACGACCAAGCTAGCGTTACCCTCCTCATgtatttaacaaaaattaagagaatGTATATCCCGTTAAAGTACAGGGTGGGGAcgtttttctgttttttatggTGGTGGCGTTGTAGCAATAGCGATGGCATGCTTGTGAGTATTTTTAAGGGCATGGAAATAGTGAGACTTgagaaaaatccaaaagatAAAATGTGGGGTTGAATCAACTTTGAACTTTCTTGGACCTTTTTCCTTCCCGCTGCTGAAGCATGGATGGATGAAGTGATGACTCATGTACCTACAACCGAAGGgggtgttcctccgggaagaagcttcGACAAACAAGCCAGTAGGTGGAGGAGGAAAAAGACGTAGTGAAATATAGTGAGAAAgtatggtgagagagagagagagaagaataatAGTTAGTTTTTCAGACCCTTGCACTATAAGGGGTGGTCTCGTATTTATAGACAAAGCCTTGGAGTGTTGAGCAAGTTGGTAGTGCCCCTCACGCACGTAGCTACGCTCGGATGATGTCGCGTGTCAGAGTCATTTAATGAGCGTTGCTTCCCAGGGTTTTCCTTCCCGCTGCTGAACCGTGGATGGATGAAGTGATGACTCGTGTACCTACAAACCGAAGGGGGTTGCTCCGAGAAGAAGCTTCAACGAACAAGTCA carries:
- the LOC131321290 gene encoding probable CCR4-associated factor 1 homolog 11; translated protein: MYLLKKPVMIREVWARNLADELFLIDHILPRYPYIAMDTEFPGTIYSPAIEKHQLSRLSPDQNYSVMKANVDALRLIQLGLTLSDSGGNLPGTHCSYVWEFNFRDFNMDVDSHNPDSIALLKQQGIDFQRNMKYGIDSAKFGRLLLGSRILSPMVHWITFHGAYDFGFLLKILTGRRLPEDLSMFMGLVNTYFGGAVYDMKHMMKNCDGLYGGLERVAKTLGVDRVAGKSHQAGSDSLLIMQTLVKLIAAYFGGKGGKQAIEFRSALYGLN